A single window of Nicotiana sylvestris chromosome 3, ASM39365v2, whole genome shotgun sequence DNA harbors:
- the LOC104230860 gene encoding cytochrome P450 93A3-like codes for MVDIHAYILLFFIWPISIIIVRALLRNRTTICLPPSTLKLPLIGHLHLLSNKPHESLHKLSNKYGPLFHLFLGSIPCVVASSPEIAKQFLKNNEITFSNRPKISNIDYLTYHQDFSFAPYGTYRKFMTKLCFSKLLGGQTLHLLLPIRRDEIKRLIKVLSRNAAVGKAVNIRDEITTMTNNVITRMLMSKGCCENEDEAENVRKMILEMAKLSGKFNLSDTFWFFKKWDLQGFGKKLKGVRDKFDEIMESIIEEHQEIRRKRQKMKYGNQEIAKDLLEILLDISEDNSSEIRLTRENIKAFVLDLFSGGTDTSAIATEWALVELINHPNIMEKAVQEIDNVTGKTRAVQESDISQLPYLQAIVKETLSLHSPAPMILRESSEDCTIEGYHIPAKTRLFVNVWAMNRDPKYWENPLEYRPERFMNETKILDVRGQNNFHYLPFGSGRRGCPGISLALQILHTSLAAIIQCFEWKVGGEGNNGKVDMEEGSGVTVPRANPLVCVPVARFNPTNHELN; via the exons ATGGTTGATATCCATGCCTATATCCTTCTTTTCTTCATTTGGCCTATTTCTATTATTATAGTTAGAGCATTATTAAGAAATAGAACCACAATTTGCCTTCCTCCAAGCACTTTAAAGCTTCCACTTATTGGTCACCTCCACCTTTTAAGTAACAAACCACATGAATCTCTACACAAATTATCCAACAAATATGGACCATTATTTCACTTATTCCTTGGTTCTATTCCATGTGTGGTTGCTTCTTCACCTGAAATAGCCAAACAATTCCTCAAAAATAATGAGATTACCTTTTCAAACCGTCCCAAAATATCCAATATTGATTACTTAACTTATCACCAAGACTTCTCATTTGCACCTTATGGAACTTATAGGAAGTTCATGACAAAACTATGCTTTTCTAAACTTCTTGGCGGACAAACTCTTCATCTTCTGCTTCCAATTAGACGCGACGAAATTAAGCGTTTGATTAAAGTACTATCAAGAAATGCTGCAGTTGGCAAAGCAGTTAATATTCGAGATGAAATTACGACGATGACAAACAATGTTATAACAAGAATGCTTATGAGTAAAGGGTGTTGTGAAAATGAAGATGAAGCTGAAAATGTCAGGAAAATGATTCTTGAAATGGCTAAGCTATCAGGGAAATTTAATCTGTCGGATACGTTTTGGTTTTTTAAAAAGTGGGATTTGCAAGGTTTTGGGAAGAAGTTAAAGGGTGTTCGAGACAAGTTTGATGAGATTATGGAGAGCATAATTGAGGAGCATCAAGAAATAAGAAGGAAAAGGCAGAAAATGAAATATGGGAATCAGGAAATTGCAAAGGATCTTCTTGAGATTTTACTTGATATTTCAGAAGATAACAGCTCAGAAATTCGATTGACAAGAGAAAATATCAAAGCTTTTGTTCTG GACCTATTTTCTGGTGGAACTGATACCTCAGCCATTGCAACGGAGTGGGCACTTGTAGAATTAATTAATCATCCAAATATTATGGAGAAAGCAGTCCAAGAAATTGACAATGTCACTGGAAAAACTAGAGCAGTGCAAGAATCAGATATTTCTCAACTTCCCTATCTTCAAGCCATTGTTAAAGAAACACTAAGTCTTCACTCTCCTGCTCCAATGATTCTTAGAGAGTCAAGTGAAGACTGCACAATTGAAGGCTATCATATACCAGCAAAAACTAGACTTTTTGTGAATGTTTGGGCTATGAATAGGGATCCAAAATATTGGGAAAATCCTCTTGAGTATAGGCCAGAAAGGTTTATGAATGAAACAAAAATATTGGATGTAAGGGGACAAAATAATTTCCATTATTTGCCATTTGGGAGTGGGAGAAGAGGATGTCCTGGAATTTCATTAGCATTGCAAATATTGCACACAAGTCTTGCTGCTATAATTCAATGCTTTGAGTGGAAAGTTGGTGGTGAAGGTAATAATGGTAAAGTGGACATGGAAGAAGGTAGTGGTGTCACGGTCCCTAGAGCCAATCCTTTGGTTTGTGTTCCAGTGGCTAGGTTCAATCCTACTAATCATGAATTAAATTAA